In a genomic window of uncultured Flavobacterium sp.:
- a CDS encoding bifunctional UDP-N-acetylmuramoyl-tripeptide:D-alanyl-D-alanine ligase/alanine racemase — protein MSINLKSLLSVLDAKWIGSDADIFVDHISIDSRSLQNGSQTLFFALTGVNNDAHLYIPELIEKGVQNFVVQYIPENYSGKANFLLVKNSLDALQEFASYYRDLFDFPIIGLTGSNGKTIVKEWLNFLLSPDYNIIRSPKSYNSQVGVPLSVIAINAKHNLGIFEAGISTVNEMVNLEKIIKPTIGVLTNIGSAHDEGFQNLEQKINEKLLLFKKSKVIIYQKNEIVDLCLNDFVKENNLENRKIFSWSFTDNSADVFILKKENKSDTTIIQYQYKGENFSLEIPFSDSASIENAVSCLLVLLYFEYDFTTIQNRMQMLYPVRMRLEVKNGINNCSIIDDSYSSDFQSLKIALDFLESQKKKNASKTIILSDIVQSGFSNEELYTKVAQLVSDNKVNRVIVIGTTISSFAAKFSNCITFQNTAEFIAEIDSLNFNNETILIKGARSFQFEQIVSLLEEKTHETVLEINMDSISHNLNYYKSKLGDDVKIMVMVKAFGYGNGGLEIAKLLEHHKVDYLGVAFADEGISLKNGGIKLPIMVLNPESTSFPSIIQYELEPEIYSIKGLNAFLKIARERGLKDFPIHIKLDTGMHRLGFEENNLNELIETLKGNSSVKVKSVLSHLATSDEEKHFEFVNLQINLFDKLSSKLISELGINPIRHILNTSGISNFPNAQFNMVRLGIGLYGVSNDPAEQKYLENVGTLKSIISQVRTIPNGDSVGYGRRFMAKKETRIATIPIGYADGISRLWGNEVGYVLIKNQKAPIVGSVCMDMLMVDVSTIDCKEGDSVIIFGESPTVVEMAAALKTIPYEIMTSISQRVKRVFFR, from the coding sequence ATGAGCATAAACCTAAAAAGCCTTCTCTCAGTTCTTGACGCCAAATGGATTGGCTCAGACGCTGATATTTTTGTCGATCATATTTCGATTGACAGCCGTTCGTTGCAAAACGGATCACAAACGTTATTTTTTGCCTTAACAGGCGTTAATAATGACGCTCATTTGTATATTCCTGAATTGATTGAAAAAGGAGTTCAGAATTTTGTAGTGCAATATATTCCTGAGAATTATTCGGGAAAAGCGAATTTTTTATTGGTAAAAAATTCTCTGGATGCTTTGCAGGAATTTGCGAGTTATTATCGCGATCTTTTTGATTTTCCTATTATTGGTTTGACCGGAAGTAACGGGAAAACTATCGTAAAAGAATGGCTTAATTTTTTACTAAGTCCGGATTATAATATCATCAGAAGTCCTAAAAGTTATAATTCTCAGGTTGGCGTTCCATTGTCAGTTATTGCAATTAATGCGAAACACAATTTGGGTATTTTTGAAGCCGGAATTTCGACGGTAAATGAAATGGTTAATCTCGAGAAAATCATTAAACCAACTATTGGCGTTTTGACCAATATTGGATCTGCGCATGACGAAGGTTTTCAGAATCTGGAACAAAAAATCAACGAGAAATTATTGCTTTTCAAAAAATCAAAAGTGATTATTTATCAAAAAAATGAAATTGTTGATTTGTGTTTAAATGATTTCGTAAAAGAAAATAATTTAGAAAACAGAAAGATTTTTTCGTGGAGTTTTACCGATAATTCTGCCGATGTTTTTATTCTGAAAAAAGAAAATAAAAGCGATACAACGATTATTCAATATCAATATAAAGGAGAGAATTTCAGTCTTGAAATTCCGTTTAGTGATTCCGCTTCGATCGAAAATGCAGTTTCTTGTTTGTTGGTTTTGCTTTATTTCGAGTATGATTTTACTACGATTCAAAATCGTATGCAAATGTTGTATCCGGTGAGAATGCGATTAGAAGTAAAAAACGGAATCAACAATTGCAGTATTATCGATGATAGTTACAGTTCAGATTTTCAATCGCTAAAAATTGCCTTGGATTTCCTCGAAAGTCAGAAGAAAAAGAACGCTTCAAAAACAATTATTTTATCTGATATTGTTCAAAGCGGATTTTCAAATGAAGAATTATATACTAAAGTTGCACAACTTGTTTCTGATAATAAAGTAAATCGAGTTATTGTAATTGGAACTACTATTTCTTCGTTTGCTGCTAAATTTTCGAATTGTATTACTTTTCAAAATACAGCTGAATTTATTGCTGAAATCGATAGCTTAAACTTTAATAATGAAACCATTTTAATAAAAGGCGCGCGATCATTTCAGTTTGAGCAAATTGTTTCTTTGCTCGAAGAGAAAACGCATGAAACGGTTCTTGAAATCAACATGGATTCTATTAGCCATAATCTAAATTACTATAAATCAAAATTGGGCGATGATGTAAAAATCATGGTTATGGTAAAAGCTTTTGGTTATGGAAACGGAGGTTTGGAAATCGCAAAATTACTCGAACATCATAAAGTAGATTACTTGGGCGTGGCTTTCGCCGATGAAGGAATTTCACTGAAAAATGGCGGAATCAAATTACCAATTATGGTTCTAAATCCTGAATCGACCAGTTTTCCTTCGATTATTCAGTATGAATTAGAACCTGAAATTTATAGTATAAAGGGATTAAATGCCTTTTTGAAAATTGCTCGTGAAAGAGGTTTAAAAGATTTTCCAATTCATATTAAACTTGATACAGGAATGCATCGTTTAGGTTTTGAAGAAAATAATTTAAATGAATTGATCGAAACTTTAAAAGGAAATTCATCTGTAAAAGTAAAAAGTGTTTTGTCGCATCTTGCAACAAGTGACGAAGAAAAGCATTTTGAATTTGTGAATTTGCAGATTAATTTATTTGATAAATTGTCTTCAAAATTAATTTCAGAATTAGGCATAAATCCAATTCGTCATATATTAAATACGTCTGGAATTAGCAATTTCCCGAATGCACAATTTAATATGGTGCGTTTAGGAATTGGATTATACGGAGTTTCTAACGATCCGGCTGAACAAAAATATCTGGAGAATGTTGGAACTTTAAAATCAATAATATCTCAGGTTCGCACGATTCCAAATGGTGATAGTGTAGGTTATGGCCGCCGTTTTATGGCAAAGAAAGAAACCAGAATTGCGACAATTCCTATTGGTTATGCTGATGGAATTTCGAGATTATGGGGCAATGAGGTTGGATATGTATTAATCAAGAACCAAAAAGCGCCAATTGTTGGCAGCGTTTGTATGGATATGTTAATGGTCGATGTGAGTACAATTGATTGCAAAGAAGGAGATTCTGTGATTATTTTCGGCGAAAGCCCAACTGTTGTTGAAATGGCAGCGGCATTAAAAACTATTCCGTATGAAATTATGACCAGTATTTCGCAACGCGTAAAAAGAGTATTTTTTAGATAG
- the mscL gene encoding large conductance mechanosensitive channel protein MscL, translating into MGMFSEFKEFAMKGNVVDLAVGVIIGAAFGKIVSSLIENVITPLILKPALDAAHLSTIEELTAFGGVKYGLFLSAVINFLIVAFVLFLIIKGINHAKKKEVVVPPPAGPTQEELLTQIRDLLKNK; encoded by the coding sequence ATGGGGATGTTTTCAGAATTTAAGGAATTTGCAATGAAAGGCAACGTAGTCGATTTGGCTGTTGGGGTTATCATTGGAGCTGCTTTTGGCAAAATTGTGAGCTCGTTAATTGAAAATGTAATTACACCATTAATCTTAAAACCAGCATTAGACGCCGCACATTTGTCTACTATAGAAGAGCTGACGGCTTTTGGAGGTGTTAAGTACGGTTTGTTTCTTTCGGCAGTAATTAACTTTCTAATTGTTGCTTTTGTTTTATTCTTAATTATTAAAGGAATAAATCATGCAAAAAAGAAAGAAGTTGTTGTTCCGCCGCCAGCAGGACCAACTCAAGAAGAGTTATTGACGCAAATTAGAGATCTATTAAAAAATAAATAA
- a CDS encoding aspartate-semialdehyde dehydrogenase, producing MRIAVVGATGMVGEIMLKVLAERNFPVTELIPVASEKSIGKEIEYKGAKYKVVGLQTAVDMKADIAVFSAGGDTSLEWAPKFAAAGTTVIDNSSAWRMDPTKKLVVPEINASILTKEDKIIANPNCSTIQMVLTLAPLHKKYNIKRIIVSTYQSITGTGVKAVRQLENEYAGIQGEMAYKYPIHRNAIPHCDSFEENGYTKEEMKLVRETQKILGDNTIRVTATAVRVPVVGGHSEAVNVEFTNDFDVNEVREILHNTDGVVVQDNLDTFTYPMPLYAEGKNDVFVGRIRRDESQPNTLNMWIVADNLRKGAATNTIQIAEYLIQAGLV from the coding sequence ATGAGAATAGCCGTTGTAGGTGCCACTGGTATGGTTGGCGAGATAATGCTTAAAGTTTTAGCAGAAAGAAATTTTCCTGTTACAGAGTTAATTCCTGTTGCATCTGAGAAATCAATTGGAAAAGAAATTGAATATAAAGGAGCAAAATATAAAGTTGTTGGATTGCAAACGGCAGTTGATATGAAAGCTGATATTGCTGTTTTTTCTGCTGGAGGAGATACTTCATTAGAATGGGCGCCAAAATTTGCAGCTGCAGGAACAACTGTTATTGATAACTCATCGGCATGGAGAATGGACCCAACCAAAAAATTGGTAGTTCCGGAAATCAATGCTTCAATATTAACAAAAGAAGATAAAATTATTGCAAATCCAAATTGCTCAACTATTCAAATGGTTTTGACATTGGCTCCATTGCATAAAAAATACAACATCAAGAGAATCATCGTTTCTACTTATCAATCAATCACCGGAACTGGTGTAAAAGCGGTAAGACAATTAGAAAATGAGTACGCTGGAATTCAAGGTGAAATGGCTTATAAATATCCAATTCACAGAAATGCGATTCCACATTGCGATAGTTTTGAAGAAAACGGATACACTAAAGAAGAAATGAAATTAGTTCGTGAAACTCAAAAAATCCTTGGCGATAATACCATTAGAGTTACAGCAACTGCAGTTCGTGTTCCTGTTGTTGGTGGACATAGCGAAGCGGTAAATGTTGAGTTTACAAATGATTTTGATGTAAATGAAGTTCGCGAAATCTTACATAATACTGATGGAGTAGTGGTTCAGGATAATTTAGACACATTTACATATCCAATGCCATTATATGCAGAAGGTAAAAATGATGTTTTTGTTGGAAGAATCCGTCGTGACGAAAGCCAGCCAAACACTTTAAACATGTGGATTGTTGCTGATAACTTGAGAAAAGGTGCTGCAACAAACACAATTCAAATCGCTGAATATTTAATTCAGGCAGGTTTGGTATAA
- a CDS encoding DUF1877 family protein, which yields MGLDLQLFSISNKADFVLEKAKLDINYAIDFDKILNTETLQLHLKMVQENPDGTSEFALKELIEDSVKVVNYYPKKNIQKHTFYSKTRAYATLGYLLTQYLKDKYKLETSEIFYKGIAIECKSQWTRFEYLDNTKTSEISNLLDKIEFEELLKYYDYKSMSEDVYKLITPEKFNLLEEEFNLLKEFYKSAKDLDSFVIIKIS from the coding sequence ATGGGACTAGATTTACAACTTTTTTCAATTTCAAATAAAGCAGATTTTGTTCTCGAAAAAGCAAAATTAGATATCAATTATGCAATAGATTTTGATAAAATTCTAAATACGGAGACTTTACAATTACATTTAAAAATGGTTCAGGAAAATCCTGATGGAACTTCTGAATTTGCATTAAAAGAACTTATAGAGGATTCAGTTAAAGTCGTAAATTATTATCCGAAGAAGAATATTCAAAAACATACTTTTTATAGTAAAACAAGAGCATATGCAACGCTTGGTTATCTTTTGACGCAATATTTAAAGGATAAATATAAATTAGAAACTTCCGAGATATTCTATAAAGGAATTGCTATAGAATGCAAATCGCAATGGACAAGATTTGAATATTTAGACAATACAAAAACTTCAGAAATAAGCAATTTACTGGACAAGATCGAGTTTGAAGAACTCTTAAAGTATTATGATTACAAATCGATGTCTGAAGATGTTTATAAATTAATCACTCCGGAAAAATTTAATTTATTAGAAGAGGAATTCAATCTTCTTAAAGAATTTTATAAGAGCGCGAAAGATCTTGATTCTTTTGTAATTATTAAGATTAGTTAA
- a CDS encoding immunity 22 family protein: protein MRTETSHFWLGKFKSEEDYFDFTGEDESYYENDNDIEDKYISEFAKSQGENFLDHDFIESGFENEDIPFEEKFLQYSYAEEWIVEVKQRLIALNQNSEEINTVVFISKNQIKNPVSVTNSKFDLLYIGEIEYEI from the coding sequence ATGAGAACAGAAACTAGCCATTTTTGGCTTGGAAAATTTAAATCAGAAGAAGATTATTTTGATTTTACAGGCGAAGACGAAAGCTATTACGAAAATGATAATGATATAGAGGATAAATACATATCTGAGTTTGCAAAATCTCAAGGTGAGAACTTTTTAGATCATGATTTTATAGAAAGCGGATTTGAAAATGAAGATATTCCGTTTGAAGAGAAATTTTTGCAATATTCTTATGCAGAAGAATGGATTGTTGAAGTAAAACAAAGGTTGATTGCTCTAAATCAAAATTCGGAAGAAATAAATACGGTTGTGTTTATTTCGAAAAATCAAATTAAGAATCCAGTTTCGGTAACGAATTCAAAATTTGATTTATTATATATTGGAGAAATCGAATATGAAATTTGA
- a CDS encoding SMI1/KNR4 family protein: MNFDNYKIIPNYKTNQAHLFLAENEDILACEKTLNIDFDNDYKEYVSTYGSGILGGTYVRIYLPETIILTLAEWKDRITEYWFWDEGKDVLTKDEVLNSIRIGDTYDGDEIILFKSEYFVLPRHSEMIYKTGNTLEETITWLCSSGILTEAFSEREFEPFDPDDLANN; encoded by the coding sequence ATGAACTTCGATAATTATAAAATAATTCCCAATTACAAGACCAATCAAGCCCATTTATTCCTTGCTGAAAACGAAGATATTTTGGCTTGCGAAAAAACGCTAAATATTGATTTTGACAATGATTACAAAGAATATGTTTCAACTTATGGAAGCGGAATTCTTGGCGGAACTTATGTCCGAATCTATCTTCCGGAAACTATTATTTTGACTTTGGCAGAATGGAAAGACCGCATAACCGAATATTGGTTTTGGGATGAAGGAAAGGATGTTTTGACGAAAGACGAAGTTTTAAATTCAATTAGAATTGGAGATACTTATGACGGAGATGAAATTATCCTTTTTAAAAGCGAATATTTCGTTTTGCCAAGACATAGCGAAATGATTTATAAAACAGGAAATACACTAGAAGAAACGATAACCTGGTTGTGTTCGTCAGGAATTTTAACCGAAGCATTTTCTGAAAGAGAATTTGAACCTTTTGATCCGGATGATTTGGCAAATAATTAA
- a CDS encoding 2Fe-2S iron-sulfur cluster-binding protein, producing the protein MDVLIKIKDREGVIHELQAPTDMAMNIMELCKAYELPVEGTCGGMAMCASCQCYVLNDIALPEMGDEEEAMLSEAFYVKSNSRLGCQIPITTELEGLELELAPEY; encoded by the coding sequence ATGGATGTATTAATAAAGATTAAAGATCGAGAAGGAGTTATACACGAATTACAAGCTCCAACTGATATGGCAATGAACATAATGGAGTTATGCAAAGCATACGAACTTCCTGTTGAAGGAACCTGCGGAGGAATGGCAATGTGTGCCTCTTGCCAGTGTTACGTTCTTAATGATATTGCATTACCAGAAATGGGAGATGAAGAAGAAGCTATGCTTTCGGAAGCGTTTTATGTTAAATCTAATAGTCGTTTAGGCTGTCAGATACCAATTACTACAGAATTAGAAGGATTAGAGCTAGAATTAGCACCTGAATACTAA
- a CDS encoding NifU family protein has protein sequence MTTEELTSNVLLALDEIRPFLNSDGGDITLISIDDDKHVKVRLEGACISCSVNQMTLKAGVETTIKKYAPQIETVVNIM, from the coding sequence ATGACAACAGAAGAATTAACAAGCAACGTATTATTGGCTCTAGATGAAATCAGACCTTTTTTAAATTCTGATGGAGGAGACATTACACTAATTTCTATAGACGATGACAAACATGTCAAAGTTCGTCTTGAAGGAGCATGTATTAGCTGCAGTGTAAACCAAATGACACTTAAAGCAGGAGTCGAAACAACTATAAAAAAATATGCTCCACAAATAGAAACTGTGGTAAATATTATGTAA
- a CDS encoding Mrp/NBP35 family ATP-binding protein gives MKLDRKEILKALETITIAGEGKNMVESGAVTNVLTFGDEVVVDLLLHTPAMHIKKRAEDDIKKTIHDLISSEAKVKVNIKVEAKENPNEIKGKAIPGIKNIIAVASGKGGVGKSTVTANLAVTLAKMGFSVGVLDADIYGPSMPIMFDVENEKPTSITVDGKSKMKPIESYEIKILSIGFFTAPSQAVIWRGPMAAKALNQMIFDADWGELDFMLIDLPPGTGDIHLSIMQSLPITGAVVVSTPQAVALADAKKGVAMFMQDNINVPVLGIIENMAYFTPEELPDNKYYIFGQEGAKNLAEDLNVPFLGEVPIVQSIREAGDYGRPAALQTASVIETIFEEITRNVVQETVNRNDTLPATEAIKITTMAGCSAVKK, from the coding sequence ATGAAATTAGATAGGAAAGAAATTCTTAAAGCTTTAGAAACAATCACTATAGCAGGAGAAGGAAAAAACATGGTCGAAAGTGGTGCTGTTACCAATGTACTAACTTTTGGCGATGAAGTTGTGGTAGATTTACTATTACATACACCGGCGATGCACATTAAAAAAAGAGCCGAAGACGATATCAAAAAAACAATTCATGATTTGATTTCTTCTGAAGCAAAAGTTAAAGTAAACATTAAAGTTGAAGCCAAGGAAAATCCTAACGAAATAAAAGGAAAGGCAATTCCGGGAATCAAAAATATAATAGCCGTTGCTTCTGGTAAAGGTGGAGTTGGAAAATCTACTGTTACAGCAAATCTTGCGGTAACGCTTGCAAAAATGGGTTTTAGCGTTGGTGTTTTAGATGCTGATATCTACGGACCTTCTATGCCAATTATGTTTGATGTAGAAAATGAAAAACCAACTTCGATTACCGTTGACGGAAAATCAAAAATGAAACCAATTGAAAGTTATGAAATCAAAATACTTTCTATCGGTTTTTTCACCGCTCCAAGTCAGGCTGTAATCTGGAGAGGTCCAATGGCTGCTAAAGCTTTGAACCAAATGATTTTTGATGCAGATTGGGGAGAATTAGATTTTATGCTTATCGATTTACCTCCGGGAACTGGAGATATTCACCTTTCGATCATGCAATCATTACCTATTACAGGAGCTGTAGTAGTTAGTACGCCTCAAGCTGTGGCTCTTGCCGATGCTAAAAAAGGAGTTGCAATGTTCATGCAAGACAATATCAATGTTCCTGTTTTGGGAATTATCGAAAATATGGCTTACTTTACACCAGAAGAATTACCTGACAATAAATATTATATCTTTGGACAGGAAGGTGCAAAAAATCTTGCAGAAGATTTGAATGTTCCGTTCTTAGGAGAAGTGCCAATTGTACAATCAATTCGTGAAGCAGGAGATTATGGTCGTCCTGCAGCTTTGCAAACGGCTTCGGTAATCGAAACCATTTTTGAAGAAATAACTCGAAATGTTGTACAGGAAACAGTAAACAGAAACGATACTTTACCTGCAACTGAAGCCATTAAAATTACAACTATGGCAGGTTGTTCAGCAGTAAAAAAATAA
- a CDS encoding L,D-transpeptidase family protein, whose product MRNFTSLSVIITVSFLMFSFESSAKKIPLKYKTTESESVTFDKNYVLNLAVTEGAINDFYKKYPKLKKYQNDVLDLYKKKEFKSIWYDDRNISEFGSLLYHKVKQLNEQGIKATMPYRDLIDDVFNENVTEDLPQIDTELLLSNMYVFYASNVYSGVDPATLKKIGWFLPTKTISYTKILDSLMVDPARLNKDENLLYGQYYKLKAVLKKYRTIEKNNQWKKIEIDSANYKDLKPFDSGVAVKQIRERLFVVGDLAQDSKRDVYDEEMMAGILKYKKRYGLTLNYTLTRDHINQMNEPIGKRIKTIMLNMERCRWIPANLAQANEYIMVNIPSFRLVYVKNGKYDLVSDVFVGTRMTETVIFSGMMDRIVFSPYWYVPQSIIKNELKLKMAEDKNYLADHNMEWNGGNVRQKPGPKNSLGLVKFMFPNPNDIYLHDTPAKSLFEFEKRIFSHGCINVKEAKNLALEILKDDPDWPVDKINQAMSGEKETTCKLKNKIPIYIGYFTAWVNDDGEIGFYPDVYDRDPQLDKLLYSSDSVAAK is encoded by the coding sequence ATGCGAAATTTTACTTCTTTATCTGTAATTATTACCGTTAGTTTTTTGATGTTTTCTTTTGAATCTTCAGCAAAAAAAATCCCTTTAAAATATAAAACAACGGAATCTGAAAGTGTTACTTTCGATAAAAATTATGTTTTGAATCTTGCTGTAACTGAGGGCGCAATTAATGATTTTTATAAAAAATATCCCAAACTAAAAAAATACCAAAATGACGTTTTAGACCTTTATAAAAAGAAAGAGTTTAAGTCGATTTGGTATGATGATAGAAATATTAGTGAATTTGGATCTTTATTGTATCACAAAGTAAAACAGCTAAATGAGCAGGGAATCAAAGCTACAATGCCTTACAGAGATTTGATAGACGATGTTTTTAATGAAAATGTAACCGAAGATCTACCTCAAATCGACACAGAACTTTTGCTGTCTAATATGTATGTGTTTTATGCCAGCAATGTTTATTCAGGAGTTGATCCCGCTACTTTAAAAAAGATTGGTTGGTTCTTGCCGACAAAAACAATTTCTTATACCAAAATATTAGATTCTCTTATGGTTGATCCAGCAAGATTAAACAAAGACGAGAATCTTTTGTATGGACAATATTATAAGCTTAAAGCAGTCTTGAAAAAATACCGTACAATCGAAAAAAACAATCAATGGAAGAAAATAGAAATTGATAGTGCAAATTACAAAGATTTAAAACCTTTTGATAGTGGCGTTGCAGTAAAACAAATTAGAGAACGTTTGTTTGTTGTGGGAGATTTGGCGCAAGATTCTAAAAGAGATGTATATGACGAGGAAATGATGGCAGGTATTTTAAAATACAAAAAACGATACGGACTCACCTTAAATTATACTTTAACCAGAGATCATATCAATCAAATGAATGAGCCAATTGGTAAAAGAATTAAAACCATAATGCTAAATATGGAACGTTGTCGCTGGATACCGGCAAATCTGGCACAGGCAAACGAATATATAATGGTGAATATACCATCGTTTAGGTTGGTTTATGTTAAAAACGGAAAATATGATTTAGTATCAGATGTTTTTGTGGGAACGAGAATGACCGAGACAGTAATCTTTAGCGGAATGATGGATAGAATTGTATTTAGTCCGTATTGGTATGTTCCGCAAAGTATTATTAAAAATGAGCTAAAACTCAAAATGGCCGAAGATAAAAACTATCTCGCAGATCATAATATGGAATGGAATGGAGGGAATGTTCGACAAAAACCAGGGCCTAAAAACTCGTTGGGATTAGTTAAATTCATGTTTCCGAATCCTAATGATATTTACCTTCATGATACACCGGCAAAAAGTTTATTTGAATTTGAAAAACGTATTTTTAGCCACGGTTGTATCAACGTAAAAGAAGCAAAAAATCTGGCACTCGAAATCTTAAAAGACGATCCGGATTGGCCAGTTGATAAAATAAATCAGGCAATGAGTGGCGAAAAAGAAACGACTTGCAAGCTTAAAAATAAGATTCCAATCTATATAGGTTATTTTACAGCTTGGGTAAATGATGATGGCGAAATTGGTTTTTATCCTGATGTATACGACAGAGATCCACAATTAGATAAATTACTGTATTCATCAGATTCTGTTGCTGCAAAATAA